In Gambusia affinis linkage group LG06, SWU_Gaff_1.0, whole genome shotgun sequence, one DNA window encodes the following:
- the LOC122832161 gene encoding GTPase IMAP family member 8-like, translating into MATFGPRSNQSPLVLLLLGETESGKSSAGNAILSGRAFKGKTTRSCRRNAAVLGFQMAVIDTPGWMPNSTTPHWVSKELGRALTLCHPGPDAILLVLSISSVFGQDEWRAMEAHLGPLETPIWSRAIILFTHVDQLGHLSIQEHIQRQGGTLQWLLERCGHRYQVMASQSSMTQFHVGQLLWKIQKMVEVSEQIREISCRVRTQLGVLNVRVEQQWNTRQQTYDNRPGRRQEIGSGAQRGTDGLRPALSLILLGRRKSGKSSTGNMILGREEFQRDKKTIQCDAGHAEISGWSVTVVDTPGWSLFGQAKPTQVKREILKSPLFCPAGSKVIFLLAIPVDSFSEKDKKAVETHVRVLGDGVWGSCVVLFTYGDALKGRTIEHYIKKKGRSLQWVLDMCDQRHYVCDTNMSDPTQVEQLLEMVYKQNFKT; encoded by the exons ATGGCCACATTTG GTCCCAGATCAAATCAGTCCCCACTGGTTTTACTGTTGCTGGGTGAGACGGAAAGTGGGAAGAGCTCAGCAGGAAATGCCATCCTCTCAGGAAGAGCCTTTAAAGGGAAAACCACccggagctgcaggaggaacgCCGCTGTCTTAGGGTTCCAG atggcagtgaTTGACACCCCAGGGTGGATGCCCAACTCCACTACACCGCACTGGGTGTCTAAGGAGCTGGGGAGAGCTCTCACCCTGTGCCACCCAGGACCCGATGCCATCCTGCTGGTGCTATCCATCTCCTCCGTGTTCGGTCAGGACGAGTGGAGAGCCATGGAGGCTCACCTCGGACCGCTTGAAACACCCATCTGGAGTCGAGCTATCATCCTATTCACTCACGTGGACCAATTAG GACACCTGTCAATCCAGGAGCATATACAGCGACAGGGTGGGACTCTGCAGTGGCTGCTGGAGCGATGTGGACACCGGTACCAGGTTATGGCCAGCCAATCCAGTATGACACAGTTTCACGTTGGACAGCTCCTTTGGAAGATTCAGAAGATGGTAGAGGTTTCAGAGCAGATCAGAGAGATATCCTGCAGAGTGAGAACCCAGCTTGGAGTTCTGAATGTGAGGGTGGAGCAGCAGTGGAACACAAGGCAGCAGACATATGATAATCGTCCAGGACGAAGACAAGAGATTGGCTCAGGAGCGCAAAGAG GTACAGACGGTTTGAGGCCTGCACTCAGCCTCATCCTGCTGGGAAGGAGAAAATCAGGGAAGAGCTCCACAGGCAACATGATCCTGGGCAGAGAGGAGTTTCAGAgagacaaaaagacaattcaGTGCGATGCGGGTCACGCAGAGATCTCAGGGTGGTCTGTGACGGTGGTGGACACCCCTGGGTGGAGTCTTTTTGGTCAGGCTAAACCTACGCAGGTGAAGAGAGAGATCCTGAAGAGTCCATTGTTCTGTCCTGCTGGGAGCAAAGTGATCTTCCTGCTGGCTATTCCTGTGGACTCATTCTCAGAGAAGGACAAGAAGGCTGTGGAGACGCATGTCAGAGTGCTGGGGGACGGCGTGTGGGGGAGCTGTGTGGTGCTGTTCACCTATGGAGACGCACTGAAGGGAAGGACAATTGAGcattacataaaaaagaagGGAAGGTCCCTGCAGTGGGTACTGGACATGTGTGACCAACGGCATTATGTTTGTGATACGAACATGAGCGACCCCACGCAAGTGGAACAGCTTCTTGAGATGGTATacaaacagaattttaaaacatga
- the LOC122832693 gene encoding period circadian protein homolog 2-like → MSEDSDPKLFQYSTLDGCKQNREDQGPLRGSMSKLHCMANSYSEGCSRQDRVELQPELGLASEGSDSSHEHPASLSSPRNDRTRQRTPLHEDVEMGGSGSSGSGTESHGNESHGNESHGNESVGSSNGNGKDSALESSGSNKSSNSHSPSPPSSSNAFSLMSSEQDNPSTSGCSSEQSAKAKTQKELFKTLKELKMHLPPEKRSKGKSNTVNTLKYALRCIKQVKANEEYYQMLMINDSQPPGFDVSSYTIEEINTITSEYTLKNTDIFAVAVSLITGKIVYISDQAASILNCKREVFNNAKFVEFLTPQDVSVFYSFTTPYRLPSWSMCTGAESSPTECMQEKSFFCRISGGKEREGDLQYYPFRMTPYLMKVQDAELSEEQFCCLLLAERVHSGYEAPRIPPDKRIFTTTHTPNCVFQDVDERAVPLLGYLPQDLIGTPILLNLHPSDRPLMLAVHRKILQYAGQPFDQSSFRFCARNGEYITIDTSWSSFVNPWSRKVSFVIGRHKVRMGPVNEDVFAAPAFHGGKMMDSDIQEISEQIHRLLLQPVHNMGSSGYGSYGSNGSHEQQVSISSSSESNGNIPVGNTAEETSKTKPSRTFQEICKGVHMLKNQDSQICMRSSSVWQPKTEQRKTGDGSSAAQRSSGVRVRDSAPHSQVRDNTGANMDDFTYKDQTACSYQQISCLDSVIRYLESCNVPITVKRKYQFSSNTTSSNSDDDKRGSEDGMQVPQGTHPDPLMLDTQPGLSNMKAPKKPPTGAAAVVGGTLAPLTLPSKAESVVSITSQCSYSSTIVHVGDKKPQPESEIIEDVAESPAPPAVPVSMVSPPSQEKEAYKRLGLTKEVLAAHTQKEEQAFLNRCRELHNARSFQKECSSCLHNQRGPANAKDSAGQQGAAKQGPTRPQTTTKKGNRNRKSKKPRMKHPDSSDSAVSNRKPRPPLQGLNQTSWSPSEASQSAFNVSYPTMVPAYPLYPPTPAAPAQVSRPDASHSSAFGEGQNAQPPPTTTPLPPPIVTPVVALVLPNYLFPHMGQLNQMNQMSQLCAAPRPTFFTEQTQPPPTFPTQQAFQTPPAAYPIQTQLSLTPQQPFPVQTAFSPQHPFQAAQAPFTTQQPFPAPQTAFTTQQPFTAQSSFPVQTPFVAQAPYPAQPFPYNIASEPPKALTAEPREGAASRSSTPASGAPEPTTSPPLFESRCSSPLQLNLLSMEEGQRSLERQDSTAALAGGPGSGAEVGSGATGDKGGAATKTDNHQQLEPRGSGAHSDGNSSSCDLLDILLQEQEDAHSGTGSATSGSMGSGLGSGSASGSGSNDCQTSASGTSGSRTGSSNTSKYFGSIDSLEHDPKGKGKMRNEGGSESSKSAQGEGEHLIKYVLQEPLWLLMANADDKVMMTYQMPSRDIQRVLREDKEKLRQMQKSQPHFTSEQRRELVEEHPWMRRGGLPTAINVKECVYCEDAAAAPIEEDLPDMDMGELGEDLGRDTQRGQSQSEEPKPQPDPGF, encoded by the exons ATGTCTGAGGACAGCGATCCAAAGCTCTTTCAGTACTCCACTCTGGACGGCTGCAAACAGAACCGCGAAGACCAAGGCCCCCTGCGTGGCTCTATGAGCAAACTCCACTGCATGGCCAACAGCTACAGCGAGGGTTGCAGCCGGCAGGACCGGGTGGAATTACAACCCGAGCTGGGACTGGCGTCTGAGGGCAGCGACAGCAGCCATGAACATCCAGCGTCTCTCAGCTCTCCGCGCAACGACAGGACACGTCAGCGCACGCCTCTCCATGAGGATGTAGAGATGGGCGGCAGCGGCTCGAGTGGCAGCGGGACAGAATCCCACGGCAACGAATCGCACGGCAATGAGTCCCATGGCAACGAGTCAGTGGGCAGTTCGAATGGCAACGGGAAGGATTCTGCTCTGGAGTCGTCAGGGAGCAACAAGAG CTCCAACTCCCATAGTCCTTCACCCCCGAGCAGCTCCAACGCCTTCAGCCTGATGAGCTCTGAGCAGGACAACCCTTCAACCAGCGGCTGCAG CAGTGAGCAGTCGGCCAAAGCCAAGACTCAGAAGGAGCTCTTCAAGACTCTCAAGGAGCTCAAGATGCACCTGCCTCCAGAAAAGAGGAGTAAGGGCAAATCCAACACTGTGAACACGCTCAAATATGCGCTGCGGTGTATCAAACAGGTGAAAG CTAATGAGGAATACTACCAGATGTTGATGATTAATGACAGTCAGCCTCCTGGCTTCGACGTGTCTTCATACACCATTGAAGAAATTAACACCATCACTTCAGAATACACCCTGAAAAACACA GATATTTTTGCCGTAGCGGTATCCCTCATCACCGGGAAGATAGTTTACATCTCCGACCAGGCCGCCTCCATACTGAACTGCAAGCGGGAAGTTTTCAACAACGCCAAGTTTGTGGAGTTCCTGACGCCTCAGGACGTCAGCGTGTTCTACAGCTTCACCACGCCGTACCGCCTGCCCTCGTGGAGCATGTGCACCGGCGCAG AGTCATCTCCCACGGAGTGCATGCAGGAGAAATCCTTCTTCTGCCGCATCAG TGGTGGGAAGGAGCGTGAGGGGGATCTGCAGTACTATCCTTTCCGGATGACTCCATACCTCATGAAGGTTCAAGATGCTGAGCTGTCTGAAGAGCAGTTCTGCTGCCTCCTGCTGGCTGAGAGGGTGCATTCTGGATATGAAG CTCCCAGGATTCCTCCAGACAAACGGATTTTTACCACCACACACACTCCTAACTGTGTGTTCCAGGATGTCGATGAGAG GGCGGTGCCTCTGCTGGGCTACCTCCCCCAAGACCTGATCGGGACGCCCATTCTGCTCAACCTGCACCCAAGTGACCGGCCTTTAATGCTGGCTGTGCATCGCAAAA TTCTGCAGTACGCCGGTCAACCATTCGATCAGTCCTCGTTCCGTTTCTGTGCGAGAAATGGCGAATATATCACCATCGATACCAGCTGGTCCAGCTTTGTGAATCCCTGGAGCCGCAAGGTGTCTTTTGTCATCGGGAGGCACAAAGTTCGCAT GGGGCCAgtaaatgaagatgtttttgcaGCACCAGCTTTCCACGGAGGGAAAATGATGGATTCAGACATCCAGGAAATTAGCGAGCAAATCCACAGACTGCTGCTCCAA CCGGTCCACAACATGGGCTCCAGCGGCTATGGCAGCTACGGCAGCAACGGTTCCCATGAGCAGCAGGTGAGCATCAGCTCATCCAGCGAAAGCAACGGGAACATCCCAGTAGGGAACACGGCGGAGGAGACGAGCAAGACCAAGCCGTCCAGGACCTTCCAGGAAATTTGTAAGGGAGTCCACATGCTGAAGAATCAGGACTCTCAGATCTGCATGCGCTCCTCGTCGGTGTGGCAGCCCAAAACCGAGCAGAGGAAGACCGGCGACG GGTCGTCTGCAGCCCAGAGAAGTTCAGGTGTGCGTGTACGGGACTCCGCCCCCCACTCACAGGTCAGAGACAACACAGGAGCCAACATGGACGACTTCACCTACAAAGACCAGACTGCGTGCTCCTACCAGCAGATCAGCTGCCTCGACAGTGTCATTAG GTATCTGGAGAGTTGTAACGTCCCCATCACAGTGAAAAGGAAATACCAGTTCTCATCCAACACCACGTCGTCCAACTCGGATGACGACAAGAGGGGGTCGGAAGATGGGATGCAAGTGCCTCAGGGGACACACCCAG ATCCTTTGATGCTCGACACCCAGCCAGGCCTGTCAAACATGAAAGCACCTAAGAAGCCGCCAACTGGGGCAGCTGCTGTGGTGGGGGGCACTCTGGCGCCCCTCACTCTACCCAGTAAGGCTGAAAGTGTTGTCTCCATCACCTCACAGTGCAGCTACAGCAGCACCATTGTTCATGTGGGAGACAAGAAGCCTCAACCAGAGTCTG AGATCATCGAAGATGTTGCAGAGAGCCCAGCTCCCCCTGCTGTGCCGGTCAGTATGGTGTCTCCACCTAGCCAGGAGAAGGAGGCCTACAAGAGGCTTGGGCTCACGAAGGAGGTGCTAGCAGCCCACACCCAGAAGGAGGAGCAGGCCTTCCTGAACCGCTGTCGAGAGCTCCACAACGCCAGGAGCTTTCAGAAGGAATGTTCCTCATGTCTGCACAACCAGAGAGGCCCAGCTAACGCCAAAG ATTCAGCTGGTCAACAGGGAGCTGCCAAACAAGGCCCAACCCGGCCACAGACGACCACCAAGAAAGGCAACCGCAACAGGAAGTCCAAGAAACCACGGATGAAGCATCCCGACTCATCTGACAGTGCTGTGTCCAATCGCAAACCCCGGCCCCCTCTTCAGGGTCTCAACCAGACGTCTTGGTCCCCGTCTGAAGCATCCCAGTCAGCTTTTAACGTCTCCTACCCCACCATGGTGCCTGCATATCCGCTGTACCCCCCAACGCCTGCCGCGCCAGCTCAGGTGTCCCGCCCTGATGCGTCTCACTCCTCTGCCTTCGGGGAGGGGCAGAATGCCCAACCCCCACCCACCACCACTCCGCTCCCCCCTCCAATTGTTACACCGGTGGTGGCGCTGGTACTGCCCAACTACCTTTTCCCCCATATGGGACAGTTGAATCAGATGAATCAGATGAGCCAGCTCTGCGCCGCACCCAGACCAACGTTTTTCACAGAGCAGACCCAGCCCCCACCGACTTTCCCGACCCAGCAGGCCTTTCAGACGCCGCCGGCAGCGTACCCGATACAGACCCAGCTCTCCTTAACCCCCCAGCAGCCGTTCCCAGTGCAGACTGCCTTTTCCCCCCAGCACCCGTTTCAAGCTGCACAGGCCCCCTTCACTACCCAGCAGCCATTCCCGGCTCCCCAGACTGCCTTCACTACCCAGCAGCCCTTCACCGCCCAGTCGTCTTTCCCAGTGCAGACACCCTTTGTGGCTCAGGCCCCCTACCCAGCTCAGCCTTTCCCCTACAACATAGCCTCCGAGCCCCCCAAAGCTCTCACAGCAGAGCCCAGAGAAGGGGCAGCTTCTCGCTCCTCCACCCCTGCCTCTGGGGCCCCGGAGCCCACCACTTCCCCTCCCCTGTTTGAGTCGCGCTGCAGTTCCCCGCTGCAGCTCAACCTGCTGAGCATGGAGGAGGGGCAGCGCTCACTGGAGCGGCAGGACAGCACTGCAGCCCTGGCTGGGGGTCCAGGCAGTGGGGCAGAAGTCGGGTCGGGGGCAACAGGAGACAAGGGTGGAGCTGCAACCAAGACTGATAATCACCAACAG CTGGAACCCAGAGGCAGCGGGGCTCACAGCGACGGCAACTCCTCGTCCTGTGACCTTCTGGACATCCTGTTACAGGAGCAGGAGGACGCTCACTCTGGCACTGGGTCAGCCACCTCAGGTTCCATGGGCTCAGGTCTGGGTTCAGGTTCGGCATCAGGCTCTGGATCCAATGACTGTCAGACCTCAGCTAGTGGAACGTCTGGCAGCAGAACAG GTAGCAGCAACACCAGCAAGTACTTCGGCAGCATCGACTCTCTGGAGCATGACCCGAAGGGAAAAGGCAAGATGAGGAACGAAGGCGGCTCGGAGAGCAGCAAGTCCGCTCAGGGCGAAGGAgaacatttaatcaaatacGTTCTGCAGGAGCCTCTTTGGTTGCTCATGGCCAACGCTGACGACAAGGTCATGATGACGTATCAAATGCCATCCAG GGACATTCAGAGGGTGCTGAGGGAAGACAAGGAGAAGCTGCGGCAGATGCAGAAGAGTCAGCCTCACTTCACCTCAGAGCAGCGGCGGGAGCTGGTGGAGGAGCATCCCTGGATGAGGAGAGGAGGCCTCCCCACTGCTATCAATGTGAAG gAATGTGTATACTGTGAGGACGCTGCTGCTGCACCCATAGAGGAGGATCTACCCGACATGGACATGGGCGAACTGGGCGAGGATCTGGGCAGAGACACTCAGAGAGGccagagccaatcagaggagccCAAACCTCAACCAGACCCTGGCTTCTGA